The Acetivibrio cellulolyticus CD2 genome segment AACGTTTGCTTGGTATGATAGAAAGTTTTCCTGCTGAAAATAATTAAATAAAAAATTAAATACTTTTATGAGAGTCGTTTTTCGGCTCTTTTTTTATTGCTATTAAAATAACTGCCTTAAATAATACACTTTACTTGTCTGAGATTAAATGGTATAATATAACTATAAATAGAATTCTATAATATACCCTTAAGGGTGTATATTAAAAGCATGAATTACAAGAAGTCAATAATAAATTTCTTTTCTTATATCATTTCATCGGGAAATTTACTTTGGATTTACTATCTGTTTGTATCCGCAAAATATTTAAACATAGTGTTATTGAACATGATTAATTTCAGAATTAATTATGGAAAGTACACGATTCATAACTAAAGTGCTAATTATTAATATTTAATTAGCTATTAGTGTTATTTATTCACTATTAAAATTAAATATGCCAGTTTGGATTTATAGACTAAAAAAGAGGGAAAATGAGTCTGTTTCATGTGTTTTGAGTATTTATAAAATGCTTTTTTCTTATGTACAAATTTAGGTTAAAGGAGGAATGTTGTATGAGAGGTTTTATTAGGTATAGAAAGCTGATTTCTTTATTGGTGGCAGTTTTATTTATCATATCAACTCAGGTTTCAATAGTTTTGGCAGCAAGTGGGAATATTTTAATGGATTATACATTTGATGCATATAATGCTAATTTGCTTGATACGGGTACTGCTACCTATTCTATGTATGGTAATCCAGTGAATTTGGGGACATCTGGAAGGGAAATAGTAGTAGCTGTCGATACAACATACTCTATGAAATATGATTTTGATGAAAACTATGATTATACTACCTTTGCAGATTATGCAATTATAACTTTATCTGAAGACACATCTAAAGAAGTTTTTTCAATATCAGGAAGTGAATCTAAAGTATTTGGTAAAATTCATTCAAACAGTGATATTGATGTGTTTGGTTATAATGTAGGTTTGTATGATAAGAGTTCCACATATTCTGAAACAACAAATCCAACTGGGACTCTTATTAACGGTACTGCAGAGGCATCAGGCTCAACAATACAATGGCCTGTAAGTACTACTAATCCTATAAATAAGGTTACAGGCGCAGCTAAAATAAAGATACTTAATTTTTGTGAGGCTGTAAAAGCTGATCCAAACACAGTAACATACAGTGGTAATAAAGTATTTGATGGCGCTAGTGTTACTTTTAATGCGCCTATTTATGTTGATGGTAATCTGACAATAGCAACTTCAAATATAACATCAAATGGAGTTATAGCTGCAAAAGGCGACATAACTTTGAATACAACCAATTGTTTAATTAATGGACCCCTTTGCTTGTATTCAGGGACTGGAAATATTTCGCTGTCTGCAGATATAGCTACCTTTAATGGAATAGTAATTGCCCCTAATGGTAAAGTTAACTTTTCAGCTTCTCAACCGATTATTCATGGTAGAGTAATAGCAAAAGAAATTGGTTTCTATATGTATAAATTGACAGTTGACTCACGGGGAACAGATAGTTATTTGCTTCCTTTCTTAAAATATGTAGAATATGAAACTCGTTTATATAAGGAAAAAACGGCTGTTAAAAGTTTTATTGACAGTTTTTCTAGTGATGATAGGACAAAAGTCGGAGTTGTAAGTTATGCGGAGAAGGCGAAAATTGTAAGTGGCTTAACTTCTACATTAGATACTACAAATGTAAGTATAATGAAAGCCAATATTGATGCCCTGTCTCCAAGTAATGCGATTGTATCAAATGTTGATGGCTCTTACAAGAGTTCAAGACGTAATATCGGGGATGCAATGAGAAGAGCGTATTATATGTTGAAAAACTCTACAGATGCAGGTGCTTCAAAATATATAATTGTACTAACAGATGAAATATCCAATTCGTGGACTTGGGATAGTATTACTTCTAATCCTGTTTATAAAGTGAGTGATGGTGATTCTCCTCATGAAGCTTGGGATGATATTAGTGGTGCAGAGGGATATGCTAAAAATATAGGTGATTATATTCTAGGTAAGTATAAGCCATTTTTTATTACACTTCCTGGAGTGACTTTATCGTCTAACAAAACAAGTGCGCAATCGCAGTTGACAAATATAGCAAGTGCGGCAGGAGCAAGTTCTATAGCTGGAGGAAGCTTATTTTATAGTACTTCAACGGAAACAGATGTTGCAAGTGCCTTTAATGGAATTAAGGCTTGTATACCTGAGGCGCTAGAGTATCCAAATGAACTTCCGTTCCAGTCGGTGAGTTTTTCACAGGTTTTTCCGCAAGGTGTGAAGGTATTATCTGCACAATATTCGGGGAGCAACCTAGCAATTTCAAAAACTGGTGAACAGTACTCTGTATCAGGAAATTTAGGTGGATTTAAACTGGTCAAAAACTCAACTACAGGTCTATACCAGCTATCAACAGTACCGAATATTATCGTTAAATTCAGATATACCTCCTTATCAGGAAGCGGAGGAGTTTGGACAAATGGCGTTTTGAATTCCAGCATAACATTTCAAGGAGGAAAGTTAAACTACATAGACTACTTGGGAAATACTGGTTTAGCTATTGCTCCTGATTATACTATTGGTCTGAAATTCTTTGCAGATATTAACTAAATCGAAATTTAATATCACAAGCTAGTTGCAAGTAGAGCAGCTAGCTTTTTTGATTAGCCTCTTGGAGTGAAATGAAAGAGGAAAAAACTTAGGACTCGATGTTCTGGAGTTCGATTTGAGAAATTTGCAAAGCTAATATTGTATTAAATTGGTTGAGAGTAATTATTCATTATACAATACACTTTACAGCACTTTTTCGAAGTACTATAATATACTTGGGTGATGTTATTTGCAAATACTTGCAATTAAGACTCCGTCAAGGACGGCAATGATAGATATTACTTCAAAAATACAGGAAGCAGTAAGTAAAAGTGGTGTAAAATCAGGCATTTGTCATATATTTGTTCCTCACACTACAGCAGGTCTGACAATCAACGAAAATGCAGACCCTGATGTTGTAGATGATATTCTAAAAGAGATTAATAAAATAGTGCCGTTTGGCGATGGATACAAGCACTGCGAGGGGAATTCTGCAGCGCATATCAAAGCCAGCATGTTTGGATTCTCCCTACAGATTATAATTGAAGAAGCAGAACTGATGCTTGGAAGATGGCAGGGGATATATTTTTGTGAGTTTGATGGACCTCGCAACAGAGAAATTTATATCAAAGTATGTTGTGGATAGAGGTATATGCTGTTCTAAGGGTACATGTTATATATGCCGATAATAGGAGGAACTTTGATGGAACTTATAAATCCCGGAGATGTTATATCTGTCCGCCACTATTCCGGAGTAAATCCATTCAGAAGTATTGTAATTGGAACAAGTGAAGATATTTTGAAGATTAAGCTTACTAAGGATTTTGCAATATTGAATTTTTGTGTAGGCGATCCTGTGGTAATTGGGGTTGAATCACAAGCTAGGCTCCAGGTTCTAGGATGCAAGATTTTAAATATAAATGCTAAAGAAGGAACAATTGAAGTAGTTATGGACAAGATTGACTCCGAGGCGGATCAGAGAAGACATGAACGCTTTCCTGTATCTCTTTATGCAGATATTCGTGTTAAGCATGAAAAAAAGAAGTGTTTAGCTACAATTAAAGATATTAGCTACTATGGGATGCTTATTTATTGTAAGGCTGAATTTTCACTGGGAGATCAGCTAGAGGTTGATGTTTACATGGAAAAGAATATGTTATTTTTGAAATGTGAGATTATGAGGAAGGTTTCAAGTTCTGTGTATAATAAGTATGGACTTAGAATAATGTATGAAGATGTAAATTCCATGAATTTTATGAAGGAGTATTTGAAGAGACTGAAAGAGGATCAAGAGGATTCTATAAAAAAGCAAAAAGAGTAGAAAGTTTTATTAAAGAAGTATATGTATGTAATAATAGCAGGAATTTGATTTGAGTGAAATGCATTCCTAAAATTTGGATTGACATCTGCTAAATAATTATGGTATATTTGTATAAATTAAATAATAAGATTTGTATTATTTATCTTCAGGGACAGGTGAGAATCCTTACCGGCGGTAGGCAGCTACAAGACTGCAAGCCCGCGAGCCGTTATGGCAGATCCGGTCAAATTCCGGAGCCGACAGTATATCGTGTTTAGTTAATTAATAAATACGAAAAGTCTGGATGAAAGAAGATGAATTATTATTCGTTGTTTGAATGGTAATGTATCCCTGGAAGAGTTAATCCAGGGTTTTTTTAATTTTCTTTTAGTTAGGGATGCTGAAAAATTTTAAGGTGAATGGTGATATAGTTGAATAAAAATGATTACTATATGAGCAGAGCAATTGAACTTGCTAAAAAGGGATGGGGCAGAACAAATCCGAACCCTTTAGTAGGTGCAGTAATAGTAAAGGATGAAAGAATAATTGCAGAGGGTTTTCATGAAGTTATAGGCGGCGCCCATGCTGAGGTTTCTGCATTCAAAAACGCTGTTGAGGATGTGGCAGGTGGAACGCTTTACGTTAATCTTGAACCATGTTCGCATTACGGAAGGACTCCACCCTGTGCTAAAGCAATAATTGAAGCTAAAATTAAAAAAGTTGTAGTAGCGATGATTGATCCTAATCCCAAAGTATCGGGAAGAGGGGTCCAAATGCTCAGGGATGCAGGTATAGAGGTGGAAGTAGGAGTCCTTGAGGACGAAGCCAAAAAACTTAATGAGATATTCATTAATTATGTTGTAAATAAGAAGCCTTTTGTAATATTAAAAACTGCAATGACCATAGATGGAAAGATAGCATCAGTGTCGGGGGATTCAAAGTGGGTAACCTCAGAAGCTTCGAGAGGATATGTACATATTATCAGAGATAGGGTTGCTTCTATAATGGTTGGAATAAATACAATAGTAAAAGATAACCCTATGCTTACTACGAGGCTTAATGATAAAGTTGGAACTGATCCTATAAGGATAGTTGTGGACAGTAAAGGAATTATTCCAGAAGATAGCAGGGTTTTGAATTCGGACTCAAAAGCAGTAGTTGTTTTGGCAACCACATCTAATATACTTAAAGAAAAGGAAATGTACCTTATTGATAAGGGTGTAAAAATAATTAAAGCTGATGGTGCAGATGGACGTGTAGATCTTGTAAAATTAACAGAAGAGCTGTATAAACTTGAGATAGACAGCATACTTTTAGAAGGTGGCGGAAATCTGAATGCTGCAGCTTTGGAAGCAGGTATAGTTGATAAGGCTATGTTTTTTATTGCTCCGAAAATATTAGGTGGAAAAGAAGCTGTTACACCTGTTGAAGGAAGAGGTATAAATTTAATGAGTGATGCAGTAAAACTTAAAGATGTTTCTGTTTCAAGGTATGGGGAAGATATACTTGTTGAAGGTTATACAGAAATGTTGAAAATATAAGTTCCACTACTATCTCATATATTTTTTAGAGAAGTGATTTTGTGTAAATCCAAGGAGCGAATTATGTTTACAGGTATAGTTGAAGAAATTGGAAAGATTAGAGGAATAGTTCACGGCAGCAAGTCTATCAAGCTTGCAATACAATGTGATAAAATAATGGATGATGTTAAGTTGGGTGACAGCATTGCTGTGAACGGAATATGCCTTACTGTGACGGAGAAGGGCAGTGATCAATTTACTGCAGACGTAATGCCGGAGACAATGAGGAAAACCGGATTAGAAAACCTTAAAGTTGGAAATAGTGTTAACCTTGAGCGTGCTTTAAGGCTGGTTGATCGGCTGGGAGGCCATATAGTTACCGGGCATATTGACGGAACAGGAGTTTTAGTTGATAGGGCAGCAGAGGATAATGCGATCTGGCTTACTATTGAGGCTAACCCTCATATTTTAAAATACATTATCATGAAAGGTTCTGTTGCATTAGATGGTACCAGTTTGACTATTGCTTACATAGATGACAGGTGTTTTAAGGTTTCACTCATACCTTTTACGGCCGGGGTGACAACTTTAGGTTCTAAAGAAGTGGGAAGTAAGATAAATATTGAGTGTGATATGCTTGGAAAGTATATTGAAAAACTAATTTTTAACAATATTCCGGAGGAAAATAGCAAACCGAACGCTTTATCACTTGATTTTCTCAGAGAAAACGGATTCGCTTGATTTGATAAGAAAAAACAAATAAAACAGGGAACAGCCAATTCGGTTGGGCCCTAGCATAAGGAATAATAGATTTGGGAGGTGCTTTTTATGAAGTTTGATACAATAGAAGCTGCTATAGAGGAAATTAAGCATGGCAGGATGGTGGTTGTTATTGATGATGAGGACAGGGAAAATGAGGGAGACCTTTTAATGGCTGCAGAGCTTGTTACGCCTGAAAGTATTAATTTTATGGCGCGATATGGAAGAGGATTGATTTGCACGCCTATTACAGAATCGCGGGCAAAAGAGCTGGGAATTAATATAATGGTAGAAAAAAACACGGAACAAATGAGAACAGCTTTTACCATAACAGTGGATCATAAATCTTCTACAACAGGTATTTCAGCTTATGAGAGGTCAAATACAATAAAAGAGCTTACGAACTCCGATTCTAAACCAGCTGATTTTGTCCGACCGGGACATGTATTTCCGTTGATTGCGAAAGATGGTGGAGTTTTAAAAAGATCGGGACATACAGAAGCTGCAGTTGATCTTGCCAGACTAGCAGGACTTTTTCCGGCAGGAGTTATCTGTGAGATAATGAATGAGGATGGAACAATGGCAAGGGCTCCGCAGTTAATTGAATTTGTAAAAACTCACGGTTTGAAGATTATTACTATAGCTGACCTTATAAGCTATCGTAGGAATACAGAAAAACTTATAAGCAAGGCTGCAGAGGCAAAGTTGCCTACTGAATATGGGGATTTTAAAATTGTTGCTTTTGAAAATGGAATAAATGGTGAACATCATGTAGCATTGGTAAAAGGAGATGTTGCAAGTTCAGATGAACCTATCCTGGTAAGAGTGCATTCTGAATGCCTTACCGGAGACGCTTTTCATTCCTTAAGATGCGACTGTGGGGAACAACTTGATGCAGCGCTTAGAGAGATAAGCAAGGAAGGCAAGGGTGTTTTGTTGTATATGCGTCAGGAGGGCAGAGGTATAGGTCTTGTGAACAAGGTACGTGCTTATGAACTTCAAGATAGAGGCAAGGATACAGTAGAGGCAAATGTGCTTCTTGGATTTCCACCAGATTTGAGAGATTATGGGATTGGGGCTCAAATATTATATGATCTTGGAATAAGAAAGATCAGGTTGCTTACCAATAATCCCAAAAAGTTGGTTGGTCTCGGGGGATATGGACTTGAAGTGATTGAACGGGTTCCGCTTCAGATAAAAGAGAACGAGGTTAACAGGTTTTACTTACAAACAAAGAAAGAGAAGATGGGACATCTGTTAAATGAATTAAATACTATAGAACATCAGGAGGAAGATGAAAATGGAAATTAAGACAAACGAAGGAAAACTTATTGCTAGCGGGTTAAAATTTGGAATAGTAGTTGGGCGTTTTAACGAGTTTATAAGCAGTAAGCTTTTAGGTGGAGCAATAGACGGTTTGATCAGACATGGTGCGGAGGAAGAAAATATTGAAGTTTCCTGGGTTCCAGGAGCGTTTGAAATACCTTTGGTGGCTTCAAAAATGGCTGCTTCAAAAAAGTTTGATGCTATAGTATGTGTGGGTGCTGTAATAAGAGGGTCAACACCGCATTTTGATTATGTATCAAGTGAGGTATCAAAAGGAATTGCAAAGGTATCGTTAGATTCAGGGTTGCCAGTTATTTTTGGAGTATTGACAACCGATACAATTGAGCAAGCTATTGAAAGAGCTGGTACAAAGGCTGGCAATAAAGGATATGAAGCAGCAGTGACAGCAATTGAAATGGCTAATCTTTTAAAGAACTTATAGGCAGATTTTAAACACTATTTAAATGATAATTGGGAGTTATACATTTATCATCTTTTATGTAACATAGAGGGCGTAATAAAAGCTATGGGGCGCTTCCATAGCTTTTCGTTTTTTTACCTAAAAGCCTACTCAATAAGTCCTGCATACTTTAACCTGAGGTCGTCAACATTTCGTACAAAACCCACGCTAATTGTGTTATCCTTATCGTTATTTTACAGATTTTCAAAATGAACTGAGTTTATTTTTGGCATCTACGCGCCTATTCAACATTTCTATCATTGCAAACATGAGTACGAGTATACTGCCGGTGAAGAAAGGCATAAGTGAATATCCTATTTTTGATGCAAAAATACCAAACAGTGGGGGCATAAATGTACTCCCAACATATGCACATGCCATTTGCACACCCATAATTGACTGAGAATATTCCGCCCCAAAGTTTGCCGGAGTTTCATGTAACAAGCTTGGGTAAATTGGTGCGCAGCCTATTCCTGTCAATATCAAGCCAATTAATGAAGTAACCTGCCCAAATGGCAGCATAATCATTAGTATGCCAGATGCCAGTAGAACTTCTCCTAAATGAATTATCTGCCTGTTATTCATCTTAAGTGTAATAAATCCTGATAAAAATCTGCCAAAGGTAATGCCAAAAAAGAAAAGAGATGCCCATTTTGCCGCTGTTTCTACCTGAATTCCATGGGCCATGACCATAAAGCTGCTTCCCCACAGGCCTGTTGTTGATTCTATGGAACAGTAGCAGAAGAATGCTACTAATGCTTGTTTCGCTCCAGGCAGTTTCAAAAGGTCTTTTTTACTTATGATTTTATGTTCGTGTGCTATTTCACCGGATTGTTCTTTATTGGGGTGAAGCTTATTAAGTGAAGCTGCTTTTTTCCAAAATGGCAAGCTGGCAATTAATATTACAACAAGAGTAAACTGAATAATTGCTACCGCGCGATAACCTGATTGAAAGAAATATCCTCGTTCCAAGAAATAAGACATGATGATTGGACCGGTCATAGCTCCAACACCCCAAAAACAATGAAGCCAGCTCATATGCTTTGCTTTATAGTTAAGTGCGATAAAATTATTAAGAGCAGCATCTACCGAACCAGCCCCAAGTCCTAACGGAATTGCAAACAGGCAGAGCTGATAAAACTCACTACTTACCGAAAATCCCAGTAATGCTCCAGCTGTTATCAATACACTAATGGAGGTAACCAAGCCGGTTCCAAACTTTCGAATAACCTTATCACTAAATAAGCTTGATACAATTGTTCCTCCAGCAATAATCATAGAAATAATCCCAGCATATGAGATTGGTACCTCCATATTGGGATACATGGATGGCCATGCTGAGCCAAGCAATGAATCCGGTAATCCTAGACTGATAAATGCTAAATAAATTATGATAAGTAAAATTGTTAATACCATTCTGCTATTACCCCTTTTCTCTCTAATTCACTGAGTGCTATTTGTGTCATTCCACATTCAAAGTCCTTTTCCAGGTTTTTTTCAAATTGAATATATGGTGAAAACTTTCCCTGAAGGAGTTCTTGTACCCGTAACACTAAATTTTCAAAGATCTCCTCTGTCAAAAAGTCTCCATAGAACACAATGCATTCCGGTGCCAGTATGCAACTGCATACAACAGCAATTTGGCTAAACATAAGAACTATTTCTGCCGGATTATCATAATCCACTTCATTCCAGGCGGGCTTTAGAGGTATCCAGCCAACTTCACCGGCAAAGTTTTTACGTCCCTTGTATATGTCCCCATTTATAACAATACCTGCTCCTGGGCCATAGACTCGTGGATAATAAAGTCCAACTACAGTATGTAATCTTTCAGTATTTTGACGTGCATAATATCCAAAGACGGTAGCATTGATATCATTTTCGTAGAGCACCGGTACCCCGTACTTTTCTTTATAATGAGATAAGAATTTGTCCCCTACGATACCAGGATAATCATGCACATAAATAACACCATTTTCCTCTGCACCGGGAAGACCGAATACTATTGAACAAATGTTTTCATGAGTTTTAAAAGCAGACTCTATCCATGTATCAAAAGTATCTGTAACAACATTTGAATAATATCCCTTTTTGCGATCTATGCATTCTCCGAATGAATTAATAATCAACATGTTAAAAAGATTCTGATAATTATCTTGATGTCCGTAAATGATGATTGCTTTTCTATAGTTTCCGTCATAAACATATTGCTTTGAAGGTCTCCCCCCATTTGATGGAATTTCATCACCTTTTATTACTTCACCTGCAGAAACCATTTCACTAATCAGCGAATTAACAGTGACTACACTTAATTTGGTTAATGTAGACAATTCAGGTTTCGTAGCTTTTCTACGCTCTTTTAAGACTTGTCTTAAGATATTCTTATTTATCTCTTTCATTTGTGTTCGATCTGCTTTTAACAATTATTGCACCCCTTTTGATTAGTCTGCATGATGTAATTATCAAAATGCAAACTTAATACAACAACTTTATAAAGTTGATATATTAAGTGTACGCTAACTTGTAATAAAAGTCAAACACTGCAAAAGGAACTTTGTATGGAGTTTCGCTTAAATATAAAATTAAGAAAGGATAATAAACTCTAAAATTAGAGTGTCGAGGCTTTTATTTCTAAGTGCTTCGACACTCTAATTATTTTTAAAAAATAGCTGATTTTGTTTTTGAATAAGATCTAACTTAACTCCTTGAACTTCCTTATAGATTCTTCCTGTTCTTTCTTAAGCAGCACCAAGTATTTCTTTAGGAGGTTAGGAGTATGTACATCCGTATAGACGATTTTAAGACCATACTCGTAATTATAGGTATCCTTTACCTTCCTGATTATAGTGGCTTTAAGATTAATTGTAACACCTGCACCTGCGTGTATTTCAAATTTAAGCTCTTGGTATAAAGGAAAGTCAGCTTTTGAGAATATCATCATACCACTATAGCTGATGTTCTTAACTATAGCAAGATGCTTCTTTTGCGATTCTCCAATTCTTGCTTCGGCGTAAAGTGATACAGGAAATCTTACAAACAGTCTTTTGTTTGTAGTTGTTTCGTAATTATCGATTTTTATTTCAATTGTATTTTCATCTTTGTCCAAATTCAAAATTGTACAACTTGAAATATAAATCTCGTTTTCCAATTCTGACCCGAGTACCAAAGGGTCTCCTTGCGAACAATTGAGAAGTGTTATATCTTCAACAGGCTTTACTAGTATTACTTCGTTTCGAGAGTCCAGTACCAGACTTTTAAACAGCTTTGTTCCGGAGAAATGACGAACAGATACAATGTCTCCTGTCTTAATTTCCATTAATATCACTCCATTACTATTATTGAAGTAAAATGCGTGAAAAGTCATATTCGTGCCATTAAGATCAAAATAAAAGAGAAAGCTTATAAATTAATAATATATCATAAAATCATTTATAACAAGATAAAAAATAAAAATAAAAATATGCAAAAAACGACAAAAAATCATTTTATAAAATAATAACATATTGCAGCAATGGTTGCAAGTAAAATGGTAGAATATACCTATAAAAAATATGTTGACAAAATATTTATAAGCCTGTATAATTACTTTTGCAATTGTTGATATGCGGGTTTAACTCAGCGGTAGAGTGTCACCTTGCCAAGGTGAAAGTCGCGAGTTCAAATCTCGTAACCCGCTCCAAAAAAATGTAGGATAATTGTTGGATTAATTCCTACATTATATGCGGGTGTAGTTCAATGGTAGAACATCAGCCTTCCAAGCTGATTGCGTGGGTTCGATTCCCATCACCCGCTCCATTTGAAGAGTCGTATGAGTATTTATTCGTACGGCTTTTCTGTTATATATACTCTGTTTCATAAGAAGCGAGTTATGCTTTTCGAAATTATACCATTTTTGTTCGAGATATTTTTATTGGAATAAAAATTTAATATGTTATAATAATTGTGGATTAGGTTATCATTAATTGGTGTTTCAGGAGAACTTAATTTTATTGCTAAATGTAGATTTTTGAAATGCCTTGGAACAATAGATTTTTATTTAGGGGGAATTTGATGATGTTTTCTGTTACTTTAAGGGAAGTCATGGATGAATTTCAGCTTGAGGATATATCTAGCTGCAAAAGGATTGATGACATTGTAATTACTTCATCTGATATAAACCGTCCTGGTCTTCAGCTTGTTGGTTATCTGGAGTACTTTGGAACAGATAGAATTCAGATTATAGGGAAAGTTGAAACTACATACCTTGCGGCTATGTCATCTGAGGAAAGGTATTCTCGTTTGGATGAATTCTTCAAATGCGGCTTCCCATGTATGGTTGTTGCAAGGGGATTGGATGTTTTCCCCGAGATGATAGATGTATCACGCAAGTATGAAATACCTATCCTTAGGACTAATGATATTACTTCGAGGTTTTTAAGCGGAGTTATAAGGTACCTCAATGTGCAGTTGGCTCCAAGGATAACCAAGCATGGAGTATTTGTTGAAGTATATGGGGAAGGTATTTTGATACTGGGAGAAAGCGGAGTTGGTAAAAGTGAAACTGCCCTTGAGCTTGTAAAAAGAGGGCATAGACTTGTAGCTGATGACGTTGTTGAGATAAGGAGAGTGTCCGATAAATCGCTTGTTGGTACAGCACCTGATATCATTAGGCACTTTATTGAAATAAGAGGGATAGGAATCCTCGATGTTAAGAATCTTTATGGAGTTGGATCTGTAAAGGTTACTGAAAATATAAATTTGGTTATTCAGTTGGAATTCTGGGATGAAAAGAAGAACTATGACCGTTTGGGTTTGGTAGATGAGTATACGGATATTCTTGGTATAAATGTGCCTTGCCTTATTATTCCAGTAAGGCCAGGAAGAAATTTGGCTATAATAGCTGAGGTCGCAGCAATGAATAACAGACAGAAGAAAATGGGTTATAATGCTGCTAAGGTTTTAAATGAGAGGGTTCTAGGGGAAATTAACAAGGCGAC includes the following:
- a CDS encoding MFS transporter yields the protein MVLTILLIIIYLAFISLGLPDSLLGSAWPSMYPNMEVPISYAGIISMIIAGGTIVSSLFSDKVIRKFGTGLVTSISVLITAGALLGFSVSSEFYQLCLFAIPLGLGAGSVDAALNNFIALNYKAKHMSWLHCFWGVGAMTGPIIMSYFLERGYFFQSGYRAVAIIQFTLVVILIASLPFWKKAASLNKLHPNKEQSGEIAHEHKIISKKDLLKLPGAKQALVAFFCYCSIESTTGLWGSSFMVMAHGIQVETAAKWASLFFFGITFGRFLSGFITLKMNNRQIIHLGEVLLASGILMIMLPFGQVTSLIGLILTGIGCAPIYPSLLHETPANFGAEYSQSIMGVQMACAYVGSTFMPPLFGIFASKIGYSLMPFFTGSILVLMFAMIEMLNRRVDAKNKLSSF
- a CDS encoding ROK family protein, coding for MLKADRTQMKEINKNILRQVLKERRKATKPELSTLTKLSVVTVNSLISEMVSAGEVIKGDEIPSNGGRPSKQYVYDGNYRKAIIIYGHQDNYQNLFNMLIINSFGECIDRKKGYYSNVVTDTFDTWIESAFKTHENICSIVFGLPGAEENGVIYVHDYPGIVGDKFLSHYKEKYGVPVLYENDINATVFGYYARQNTERLHTVVGLYYPRVYGPGAGIVINGDIYKGRKNFAGEVGWIPLKPAWNEVDYDNPAEIVLMFSQIAVVCSCILAPECIVFYGDFLTEEIFENLVLRVQELLQGKFSPYIQFEKNLEKDFECGMTQIALSELERKGVIAEWY
- a CDS encoding PilZ domain-containing protein, which codes for MEIKTGDIVSVRHFSGTKLFKSLVLDSRNEVILVKPVEDITLLNCSQGDPLVLGSELENEIYISSCTILNLDKDENTIEIKIDNYETTTNKRLFVRFPVSLYAEARIGESQKKHLAIVKNISYSGMMIFSKADFPLYQELKFEIHAGAGVTINLKATIIRKVKDTYNYEYGLKIVYTDVHTPNLLKKYLVLLKKEQEESIRKFKELS
- the hprK gene encoding HPr(Ser) kinase/phosphatase → MFSVTLREVMDEFQLEDISSCKRIDDIVITSSDINRPGLQLVGYLEYFGTDRIQIIGKVETTYLAAMSSEERYSRLDEFFKCGFPCMVVARGLDVFPEMIDVSRKYEIPILRTNDITSRFLSGVIRYLNVQLAPRITKHGVFVEVYGEGILILGESGVGKSETALELVKRGHRLVADDVVEIRRVSDKSLVGTAPDIIRHFIEIRGIGILDVKNLYGVGSVKVTENINLVIQLEFWDEKKNYDRLGLVDEYTDILGINVPCLIIPVRPGRNLAIIAEVAAMNNRQKKMGYNAAKVLNERVLGEINKATQE